TTTGGTTTGTTCCCTTGTTCCAGTCAAGGCATAGCGTTCAGGAGGTAATGCGAAGATCAACTGGTTCTCAAAAATACGAAATGGAGTCTGTTCCAAATCCCACAAATGACGAATTTGCGCAAAAAATCCTAATTGCAATTGACGGCTCTGCGACATCCGTTAGGTGTCTGAACTATGTCAATTACACACTAAAGGACATGTCTAATGTCAAAGTCTTCATTGCCCACATAATCGAATGGGGAGATGACTCTGAGAATATTGACGAGGAAACTGTGTCTAAAATCCAGGAACAGGGCAAAATAATGATCCAAAGTATTGTAGTTCCTGCTAGGATCCGACACCATGAGCGAATAATACGCCTAGGAGACCCGGCAAAAAAAATTGCCGAGCTTGCCAAGTTGCTGCACGTTGACACCATAGTAATTGGCAAAAAGGGACTGGGTAATGCGGAATTTATGGGCCATGTGCCGTATTCGCTGCTTGGCCTAACATCAAAACCCGTCGTTTTATTGGACTAGGATAAATTCTGCCGACGTCGGCAAAATCGTGTTATATTGATTTTGAGTCCTTCAAAATGTTATATCTTTTGACTTTCTTGAATCTTCGATGAGTGCAAAATTACTGATTGCAACATTATCTGTAGTCGCAGTAATGGTATTTTTGATTGCACCATCGGCATTTGCAGCGGGCTCTATCTCTGAGGGATTTAAAATCGGCGAGGTCTTGCCGGAATCAATTGGCTGGTTTATCGTAGTTGGACTGGGCGCAGTTTTCGCCGTTGTCATTTCTCTTGAAATCAAACTCGAAGAGAAATTCTTGGGACATACCCAAACATCAGAGTTTTTCAACACTGCTGGTAGAACTATAGGAACTGGACTGACTGCAGCTGCAATCGTTTCTGCATGGACTTGGGCTGCAACACTATTGCAGTCATCTACTGTTGCGTTCCAGTACGGAATTTCCGGACCTTTCTGGTATGCTGCTGGAGCATCAATTCAAGTTCTTCTCTTTGGAATCCTGGCAATCGAGTTAAAGCGCAAAGCGCCAAATGCTCACACTTTTCTTGAAATTATTCGCGCTAGATTTGGAGACGGGGCGCACCGAGTATTTCTTGTATTTGCACTAATGACTAACATGATAGTTACTGCAATGCTGCTCCTTGGCGGTGCTGCAGTCGTTAACGGACTGACTGGCATGAACATTTCAATTGCTGCATTTCTAATTCCAATCGGTGTGATGATTTACACCCTAGTCGGAGGACTTAAGGCAACATTTGTTGCAGATTACATGCACACTATCATAATTTTCGTAGTTATACTGACATTCGTATCTATTGTCTATTTCATCTCGCCAGTAACTGGAGGATTTGAAGGCATGTATGAAAAACTAGCCAAGGCAGCAGAGCTACGTCCAGTTGAAGGAAACGCAATGGGCGCATACCTGACCATGGCATCAATGGGCGGACTGATCTTTGGAATAATTAACATTGTAGGAAACTTTGGCACAGTCTTTGTCGACCAGGCTTACTGGCAGAGGGCTATAGCTGCAAAGCCAAGTTCGACTGTTAAGGGCTTTCTAGTCGGAGGCATGTCGTGGTTTGCAATTCCATTTACCCTTGCAACTACAATGGGACTGACTGCTGTGGCACTAGGTGTAGTACTAACACCAGAACAGGTCCAGCTTGGATTGGTAGTTCCTGCAGCTGCATCGACACTGATGGGCGAGGTAGGTGCAATAATGGTTCTAACAATGCTCTTCATGGCAGTAACATCTGCAGGCTCTGCAGAACTAATTGCAGTATCATCATTAATCACATATGATGTGTATAGGACTTATCGAAATCCAAATGCTACTGGCAAACAACTGCTCAAAGTATCTCGCAGTGTTATTGTCGGGTTTGGGCTTGGCATGGGTGGCCTAGCTGTCATATTACTAGGACTTGGACTAAGTCTAGGATTTGTCTATCTGGCAATGGGCGTATTGATAGGCTCTGCTGTAATTCCAATTGCACTAACCATAACATGGAAAAAGACTAGCGGCATGGCAGCAGTTATTGGATCAATTGCCGGCCTTGTAATAGCGCTTATTGCATGGTGTGGAACTGCCCTCTCGATGAGTGGCGAGTTATCACTAGCCAGTCTGGGCGGTAACTATCCAATGCTCTATGGTAATGTAGCAGGAATTATTGCCGGCGGATTAATCTGTATTGCCGGAAGCATTGGAAATAGAAAAGACTATGACTGGAATGAGATAAGACGCAAGATTACACTTGTTGACATGAAAGCTGAAAGCATTGCAACAGAAGACGAGGCTTCGCTAAGAAAGGCATTCAAGTTTAGTGTCAGAGGCGGAGGAATCATGACACTAATACTAATTGTAGCATGGCCAATGCCGCTAATTGCAGCAGGCGTTGTGTTCAATGTCCAGGCCTTTACAATATGGGCAATGACTGCAGTATGCTGGGTTAGCGGTGCAACATTCCTAATTGTCGGCTTGCCCATCATCGAGGGAAGACACGGTATTGGTCGAATAATTAGAAGACAAGCTGTTGTCAGTGACGAGCATTCTGGCACAAAGGGTGTATAGAGCCACGACTAGAGCCAGCAGTTGTGAGACCTGCCAACATGCTCGAGAATTTTTTTTAACTAGTATTGAGTTGATTATATTATGACCTCATGCAACGGCTGCGGCAAGACACTTGGTTTTAAAAAATACAAGTTCAAGAAAATGTGGCGAATCCCCGGATTTTACTGTCATGAATGCATGATGATAGTGGGCAAGGACTTTGATGACCATGGCAAGCTTACACTCCCTTACAAGAATTGTGATTTATGCAGCGGCCAGTTTTTGTTTCTTAAGTCAAGATTTCATGCAAAAACGCAAAAACACTTTTGCGATGTATGTGATGAGGTAATTGCATCTGGCGGAATTAAAGAGACTGAATCAGGTGTTAAACACGGAAAGATTCCACCGTCATTATTTGTAATTGGCGGCCTAGGAATTGTAATGATGGTTCTTGGAATGATTTTCACAATGTTTAGCAGCAACGGAGAGCTTAACCTGATGAACTTGTTGTTTGGCTCTACTACTACGGCAATTGGATTTATGCTAATTAGGCGCACAATTAAGAACAAGCGCCTTCTTGTGAATCAGCTAAAATAATTCTAAAACAAATTGTACAGTCTTGCTAGAGGCAGCTCCTTTGAAGGACTGCTAGTTGCCTGCTTGCCGTCTATTTTGACTAGATAAGTTTCCGGATCAATTTCGATTTTAGGAGTTGCGTCATTTAGTATCATGTCTTTTTTGCCGATTTTTCTGCAATTAGAAACTGGAAGGAATTTTTTTTCTGTGCTGAGCTTTTCCTCTAGTCCGTTTTCTAGCGCAAGCTTTGATGTAAAGATGAAAGAGGTCGCATTTCTTGCCCTACCCAGTGCACCAAACATTGGCTTGTAATACACTGGCTCTGTAGTTGGAATTGATGCATTAGTATCACCCATCAGAGAATATGCAATCATTCCTCCCTTGATTATCATCTTTGGCTTGGCTCCAAAAAACTGCGGCGACCACAAAATAATATCTGCAATTTTTCCTGGTTCTAGAGTCCCCACATATGATGCAATCCCGTGAGTAATTGCTGGATTTATTGTGATTTTTGCAAGATATCGCAGCGCCCTGAAATTATCATTTTCTGATTTTTCATCCTTGTGCCTTCCCAGAGTTTTTTTCATCTTGTCTGCACATTGCCATGTTCTTGTAGTTACCTCGCCAATTCTGCCCATTGCCTGGCTATCTGAAGACATCATGCTTAGAGCGCCAATATCATGCAAAACATCCTCTGCCGCAATTGTTTCTGCGCGAATTCTAGATTCTGCAAAAGAGACATCCTCTGGAATTGCGGAATTTAGATGGTGGCAGACCATCATCATATCGAGATGCTCCTCTAGCGTATTGACGGTAAAAGGCCTAGTTGGATTTGTAGATGAGGGTAAAATGTTAGACTCACTTGCAATTTTCATAATATCTGGGGCATGGCCACCACCTGCTCCCTCGGTGTGATAAGTATGAATTGTCCTGCCGGCAATTGCTGCAATGGTGTCATCGACATAGCCGCATTCATTTAGAGTATCTGTGTGAATTGCAACCTGGGTATCGGTTTTATCTGCAACTCGAAGGGCACAATCTATGGTGGCAGGAGTTGTGCCCCAGTCTTCGTGCAGCTTTAATCCGCAGGCGCCCTCTTTGATCTGATCAATTAATGCCATTTCTTGGGAATCATTTCCCTTTCCTAGGAATCCGAAATTCATTGGAAACTCGTCAACTGCCTCTATCATTTTGTGAATGTGCCATTTTCCAGGAGTGCATGTAGTGGCATTGGTTCCATCAGCAGGTCCTGTTCCACCGCCAATCATTGTGGTAGTTCCGCCGCAAATCGCATCAATCACCTGCTGTGGTGCAATAAAGTGAATGTGGGTATCTACTGCACCAGGCGTTGCAATTAGGTGCTCACCTGAAATAATTTCTGTATTTGATGAAATCACAATATCTACACCATCCATGATATTTGGATTGCCTGACCTGCCAATCTTTGCTATTTTGCCGTCCTTGATTCCAATGTCTGCCTTGATTATTCCAAGGACTGGGTCCATTATGATGACATTGGTTATTACAGTATCAACTGATGATTCCCTGAGAACCCCAGATGCCTGTGCCAGTCCGTCGCGAATACTTTTTCCTCCGCCAAAGACTGACTCATCTCCATAGCCTAAAAGATCTTTTTGAATTTCAATTATGATATCTGTATCTCCTAGTCTTACCTTATCTCCTGTAGTGGGACCAAACAAGTCGACGTATTTTTTGCGCGAAATTTCCAAAGTCATGCCCCCCTGAATCCCTCTTTTTTTGCCCTCTCTATTGCCTCAGATTTTTTCTCAGCTAGTGAACCATTTACCAGCCCGCTAAACCCAAAGACAATTTTTTTCCCGCCATACTCTACTAGCTGGACTTTTTTTTCCTCACCTGGCTCAAATCGAACCGATGTTCCAGCTGCAATGTTTAGGTGAAATCCATAAGAATCAACGCGTGCAAATTCCAAGGCCTTGTTTGATTCAAAAAAGTGAGTATGCGAGCCCACCTGAATCGGCCTATCGCCAGTATTTTTGACTAGAACTGTCAGCGTTTTTCGGTTTTGGTTTGCCAGAACCGGCTTGTCAGATATGAAATATTCTCCTGGTATCATTATTCTCACACTATGGGATCATGGATTGTGACCAGCTTTGTGCCGTCATTAAATGTAGCCTCTACTTGTACAGTATGAATTAGTTCGGGAACTCCGGGAAGGACGTCGTTTTTAGTCAATACACTTCTACCTGAGCTCATCAGCTCTGATACTGACTTGCCGTCCCTTGCCCCCTCTACAATATGATCTGTTATTATTGCAACTGCCTCCGGGTGATTTAATTTCAGTCCGCGCGACTTTCTTCGCCTTGCAAGCTCGGCAGTTAAGAAAATGTGAAGCTTGTCAATTTCACGCGGAGTCAAAAACATAGAAAAACTTGTCTAATCTTGTATTTAATAATTAATTCAAATCCAAATCGGCAATAAGTATATCTTGCAAACTTGGACACTAACACCGTTGCAAAAGGTAAGAAAAATCGCTGGAAATATTTTCCAAGACACAAATCTCTCAAAGAAATTTGAAAACGGCACTGGTAATCTAATTTACAAAACAATTCTAATGCAAAGAGCGAACCTAGAGAAAACCCGCCAAAAGATCAATTGCACCGACGGGACTAGCATTGGAATTAGTCTAGATAATGAGCGCAAAATTCACAATGGTGATGTCCTACAAGGAGACGACATTATGGTTTTAGTCAAGCAAATGCCTGAAACCGTAATGAGAATAAATCTTGCATCATTAGAGCCAAAGCACCTTGTGACTTTGGGGCACATGATTGGAAATTTGCACAAGCCAGTATCTGTCCAGGATGAATCTGTATCAATTCCGGTAAAATCAGAAATCGAAATTGACTTTATCAAGACCATATTTCGCGAATTCTTTGACAGGGCGGAATTTAAAATAGAGGAAAAGATCTTTGAGCCTTCAAAATTCATGGATTCCCATGAACACTGATATCGTAACACTGGGGCTAATGCAGCTCTCTGATTCGTTTTTTCCAACCGGCACTTATACAATGTCACACGGGCTGGAAATGCTTCATAGAAAAAAAATCATCACAACACCAGAGCAGACTCGACAGCTAATAGAGGCGCTATTATCAAACCAGGTGGGACCTGCCGACTGTGTTGCGCTAAATAATTCCTATGATTGTGCTAAAGAGGCAAATATTTCCGGACTGGTAGAAATTGACTGGAAAATTCACAGAATGCGCCTAGTGCAGACACAACGCGAGGCATCTGCTAGGGCAGGAGGACAGCTGATCAAATGTGTAATTGCAATGGGTAATGACTTGACTGTAAAAAAATTCCACGAGCAAATTCTAGAAAATAAAACACCTGGCACCTATCCTGTATGTCTTGCACTTGCAGGGCAATTCCTTGGAATATCAAAAAATAACACATGTCTTGCACTAATGTATGGATTTACTGTAGGAGTGCTAGGTGCTGCAATGCGGCTAGGAATCATACAGCATACTCAGAGCCAGCAAATTCTCTCTGAAATTAGGCCAATAATATCAGAGCAAGCATCAATGCATAGCAATACCGGAATAGATCAAATGTGGCAATTTATTCCGTATGTTGAAATTTTCCAGATGCATCATGAAAAACTTGAATCAAAAATGTTTGTGACATGACCACTATACAAAAAATCCCACGAGTTGGAATTGGCGGGCCTGTGGGCTCTGGCAAAAGCATGCTAATCGAGAAAATAGTGCCAGTAATTGCAGCTAAAGGCTATAGAATCTGCGTAATTTCTAATGATGTTCTATCCAAAGAAGACGCGGATAGAATTCGAAAAAACCTTGCAACCACGCAGGGAATACTGCCAGAAAACATGGTAATTGGAATTGCAACGGGGGGCTGCCCTCATACTGCAATACGAGAAGACCCATCAATGAATTTGGCAGTAATTGAGGAAATAGAGCGCAACAACCCAGAACTTGACCTTATCATACTAGAAAGCGGAGGGGACAATGTAATGACTACATTTAGTCCTGCACTGGCAGACTATTTTATTTACATAATTGACGTATCTGGCGGGGACAAGTATCCGCGAAAGGGAGGCCTGGGAATTGAATCCTGTGATTTGCTTGTAATTAACAAAACCGACCTTGCACCACTAGTCCATGCAGATCTTTCTGTAATGGAAAAAGATACCATAAGAATTCGTAAGCTAAAGCCATTTGTATTTGTCAACTGTATGGATGGAAGTGGAATAGAAAAAACGGCATCGCATATAATTGAGGATCTCTTATTTGATGAGCCACCCAGGAGTGCAAAAAATTGAGTGTTTCTGAGAATTGGATGCCTGCAGAATTTGCTAAATTTGAGCAAAACCCACAAATTCAAAAAACCGGAATGCTGAAGCTTGTACTGCACAAAGACGAGGAAAAGAAAAAGACCATAGTTTTGCACCAGTATTCCAAGGCGCCGCTTTTGACGCAAAAGGCGCTGTACTATGACTCGGATAATCCATCAATGGCGTATTTGTTTTTAATGTCATCCTCTGGAGGCGTTCTGCAAGGGGACAGATATGAAATCAAAATTTCACTAGGCCAAAATGCAATTGCAAATATTACTACACAGGGCGCAACGCGAATCTACAAAATGGAATCAGACTATGCAAGCCAAAACATTGAGCTAGAGATAGGAGATGATGCATATCTGGAAATGCTGCCAGACCAGATAATTCCGTATGCAAATTCTAGGTATTTCCAGCACGTCAATCTTTCAGTCGGAAAAAACTCCACTGTAGTATATTCAGAAATTATATCTCCTGGTAGGGCTGCAAGAGGCGAGTTATTTGACTATGAAATGTGTTATTTGAGATTTGTTGCAAAAAACTCGGTAGGAATGAAATTTACTGATATATCGCGCCTAGAGCCAGGCGCTGATAAATTTGCCAATACTGCAATACTAGGAGGGAATTCTGTCTTGGGCACAATGTATGTTATAACGGAGAAAAAAAACCACACAATATCTGAGCAAATCCGTTCTATATTGGAAAATTCCGAACCACTGTGTGGATTTTCATTTTTGCCTGGGGACTCTGGAATTGTAATTAGGATTCTGGGAACTAGTCCAGAACAAATCAAGGCAATTTTTGTGCAAATAATTAAAATTATTAGAAATCAGATTCTGGGCTCTACGCTAGGTGAGTTGAGAAAAACATGACAGAGCTGGATCAAAACCAAATCAAGATTTTAGGAATAATTGATGAGCTTGCCCCAAGCATAGGGGTAATACAAAAAAGGACTAGACTGGATGCACAAAAAATAGAACAAGACGTAGCGATGCTTGAGAAAAACGGCATGATATCTAAAATTCACTCTAGAGGATTTTTTGGTAATTCCAAGATTGTATTGCATACTAGCCAGTCAGGCAAGGACGAGCTAGCAAAACACATACAGAACCTCAAAGACCAATGGGGGCAAATAATAAAAATTGCAGCTGAAAATGGCAGGTCTGGCCTTGATGAATTTGCCCGCAAGAACCCTGGAATTGTAAATCTGATGATCTTTTTTGGAATTATTGATCTGGCAACTCTTAGTAGGCTTAATCTCAGGCACCTAATTAGTGCCAACACTCCTTGCTTTATTTGCAAAAAGGAACTGGATCTAAAGTTTATGCAAAAATTCACCGTCAAGGAAATCATAAAGTGCCAATTTACTGTTCCTTATTCCATGACTGAATCTGATCATTTATGCGCTGACTGTTTTGATAAGCTGGGAAAATAATTTTAGAAAAATACACGTCTTTGGCTGTATTGATCTATCAAAGAGTTTAGATTATTTTGCAATAATTCCAGTCTTGGCATTTTCGATTTGTTTTTGGCAATTTGTGGTCTGATTGCTTCCAAATATGCCATTTCATATTGGCAGGATTAGCTGAATTCCTAAAATCTGCAATATTGGATAATATATCGCACATCCTGTCTGCCTTTACCTGCCAGGTGGATTTAGCTAGCTTCATCGGACTGAAGCTAAGAATGCTGATGAACCTAGATCCAACCAACACAAAAAAGCTACTGGAAAAGCACTGATCTTCTAAACATCATAACAGCTGCAAAAGCCGAACCGAGGACCAGAATTACGAGTGGGCCGAACTCTGGGACGACCATTATGGTAAATTCGGTTCCCTGGCCTGTTCCGCGCAGATTATTAAATTGGATTGTAGTCTGACCTTTCTGTGATTCTGTAAAGGTATAGTCTGCATAGTCCCCGCCAATCTGAGCGTTTGCAGATTTTTTGTACAATTCTTTTCCGTTTTGTAATATCACAAAGTCGTACGATGTGTTTCGGAGCAGCTCGCCTGTCTTTCCGTCCCTGAAGGTATAGATGAATTTGGTGTTCTTGCTGGGCTCTATTGTATCTGGTTCCCAAGACATGTCCACCTGAAGTGATTCGTCCTTTGTCATTGCAATTACTGGAAAGACTATCTTATCGCCTACCTTGAGCTCAAACTTCATTCCCAGTGGATTTTCAATTCCTGCGCTTTTTTGCGCCTGCTTGAGATATCGTATGGTGTCCTGTGTTAGGACAAAGTGGACTACTCGCTCGTCTTCTATGGAATAATCGTCTATTGTTACTGACGACTTGAAGAGATCTATTCCGTTTACAGTGCCTGAATAGCTGGGTACCATAAAGTCCGCAAACTCCTTTGGAAAGTGAATCTCTTCGTGTACCACCTCAGTATGAGAAATGTTTCGCTCGCTCCACTCAAACGGCATCTCTAGCATTATGGAGTTTGTCTCAGGAGAATAATCAAAGCCTGAAACCCCATCATAATATGACTTGACACGAAATTCTACGGGGGTTCCATCCTTACCTTGCTCATCATAGTAATGGTTTGTAATTGATGTAATATACGTGGAAAAAGCTTGGTTTTGCAGCTCGTTAGAATCAAGGCTCTTTATGTCTACGTCAAAGCGGTATAGTCCTCCGGAATTTAGGATTGGGCCAGAAATCTGTATTGGGTCTGTTCCTGATATTTTTATTTCCAGGTCTTGTGTTGGGTTTACATTTATTCTTAGTATGCCGTTTTTGGTGGCAAACGATTCTCTGAAAATTTGGCCTCCCTCATGATACAGCGCAACTAGCAATATCGCATCGACGTTTTGTGTTGTAAGAGAATCTGTTACCGTCATGATTATCTGTTTTTGTGCAGACTCGGAAAATTCTGTAGGGATGATTTGTGTGGTAACGGAAATCTTTCTGTCTTCAACGTTTAGCGATATTGTCTCAAGGCCTAGTCCGTGACCATATGTTTTGGTAATTGGGAATATGATTAAACATATGATGAAAAATGTGGTTGCTACTTTCAAATTTTTTCCTTATTTGGTGTTATGTCATGGATATTTTATCAATTATGAATGGTGACCCATTCATAATTGACGAAGGCTTTGCACCTTACTGTGTAGTCTATACACACATACTATTATTAATAAATATTATTATTCTTAATAATTAATATTATGTTCTTTATTATTAGTTGGTAGTGGTAAAGATTGCAAGAATATATTGATACGAAAAGCAGCAAGAATTCTTCTCCAAATCTGGTTCTTACTAGGTGTAACGGTTGTAATAGATATATTCAACCAAAGGATAAACTAGTAAAATTTCCATGTCCGGATTGTGATGATCCAAAATTAATCTGGAGATGTGACTTTTGCAGAGAACATGGTGTATCCTACAAATGTGATACATGTGGTTTTGTTGGCCCATAGATTCCTAGATAATTTATGGTCAATAGATTAGCATGAACATTTATCTTTAATGCTGTCTAGGTTTTCTAAATACATGCCTTCTTTCTTATAATTCTCAATTATGGATACATCTTTACTTAATTTCATCCCAATATGGTTTGCAATAACAGCAAATCTTTGTTGAAATTTGTAAATAAAACAAAAAATCATATCGCGTTGTTGTAATAATGGTCCGGTAACATACAATCCAGGCGTCTTTGTTGATTCATCATAAGAGTTCAAAATAGCTTTTCCGTCTTTCCAATAAAATAATCCTTTGATCATTGCAAGACTACCTGTGAATCCAGTAGCAAGAATTGGTTGAGTTTTTGAATGTATTTTCTTTTTTTCCGTATATATTATAAACTCACTTTGATTTTTTTCTATCTTTATAACTCTGCCCGTATGGAATTCAATGGTATTTTTTGAATTAATTTTTCTTAATCTATCTTTTGTATATGGGGATATTGTTCTACTGGGATCTATTTCTTCACTACTTAGAAAATTAGTCTTATCAATTACTATAACACGTTTATTGTGTTCTGCCAAATTAATCGCACTATCCATACCGCTTTCATATCCGCCAATTACAAAAAATTCATCTCCATGAATCTTATCCCAGTTTTCAATTAAGCTATTATGAATGCAGTACTTTGCACCAGGAAATGAATTGTTATTTGGGTATTGAAATTCTCCTGCAGACCAAATCAAAAACTTACTTTGTATTTTTCCTTTGTTTGTACTAATTACAAACCCATCTTTTGTTATGGATACTGATTCAACATTAATTCCTTTTTGAATTGGTAGCTCAAAATGTTCCACAAGCTTTTTGAGATAATCTGCATACTCCTCTCCATTTGGATGTTCTGTTTGTAGTGATAACGCAGGTGACGTGTCATATGATATTGCATTGAGATCTATCATTCTGAATGCATTACTGAAAAACGACGGAGTAAGTAGCCTCATTTGTTTTGGCCATTTAAGAAATGAGCTACCTACTTCATGTCGCTCTAAGACAGTAAATTTGAGCCCTAGTTTTTTCAGAATTACTGAAATGCCAACTCCAGACGGTCCAGCTCCCACTACGACTACTTCGAACATTATAGCATTTTCACGCCTGACTATATTAAAGTTTGAAATACTTTTAATAATAGTTAATAAAATTGACTAACTAACTTAATATACAAAAATATCTTGGGAAATACATGAAAGAATACGAAGCATATGACGTCAAGGCAAGAAAAAAAGTCAAAATTCTTGAACCAAAAGTAGTCCAACTCAAAAACAAACGTTGGGCAGTAAAAGGTAAAAGTTCTGCAACAGGTATGACAGTATTTCGCATACTGGGAAAAATTGAAGCAGAAGAGATGAAAAAATAACTATTGGTCACTGAAATTTGAAAGATTAGCCAACGTTCCAATGATTTGTTTATCACAAACCTGATATGCGTAAATCACAAAACCTTACAAAAGAAGAGGTAAAGCAATACTATTGCGTACATCTCCCAAAATATATTCAAAATGAATGGAAGCAATTATTCACAAAGCAATTGTATTGTATTGGCAAAGATATATCATATGATAATAATCTATTACTACAATACGGTTTTACCAGACAAAGACCTCCTAATCCAGACTTAGGAAGCAGTCAATATTCATTCGCTGATCGAACGGGTCGAATAACTTTATGGGGGTTTGGAATGATTTTCGCTACAAATAATGATGGACTGTTTTTATGGCGTCATGCATTTGAACCAAAGTTGCTCAAAATTAATTCACTCTCACCGCATGTATGGGATCCTGATCAACTTCCAAAGTGTACAATACCAAAAACTACAGAAGAAATATTGCTGATGTTGAAATTACTTGTAAAATCCATAAACTGGTTGAAACGTTATGAAAACTGGATACTATCGATGTGTGGGCAGTCATATCGTAATGAACAGCTACGTAGCATGTATTCATTTGATAAACCTAATTTACGTTTAGATGAAAGCTGGTCTGATCTATCTGCTAAATTTGAAAAAATTCTAAAAAAGGCGTACATATAATGTCAATAGTTTACCTTCTAATCAACTGCGATGAAAAATTCACAGAATCATTAAAAACCGAGATTTCTTTATTGACTTCAGTAAAGGATGTTCATGTGGTTTCTGGTCCATACAACATGATTGTAAAACTTGAATCATCTTCTGATGATGTTCTCAAAGAACAAATCACGTGGAAAATAAGAAAAATCGATAAAATTCGTTCTACTATGAATCTCATGGTAAGAAAGGATTTTGAGTA
This portion of the Nitrososphaerota archaeon genome encodes:
- a CDS encoding sodium/solute symporter (Members of the Solute:Sodium Symporter (SSS), TC 2.A.21 as described in tcdb.org, catalyze solute:Na+ symport. Known solutes for members of the family include sugars, amino acids, nucleosides, inositols, vitamins, urea or anions, depending on the system.); the protein is MSAKLLIATLSVVAVMVFLIAPSAFAAGSISEGFKIGEVLPESIGWFIVVGLGAVFAVVISLEIKLEEKFLGHTQTSEFFNTAGRTIGTGLTAAAIVSAWTWAATLLQSSTVAFQYGISGPFWYAAGASIQVLLFGILAIELKRKAPNAHTFLEIIRARFGDGAHRVFLVFALMTNMIVTAMLLLGGAAVVNGLTGMNISIAAFLIPIGVMIYTLVGGLKATFVADYMHTIIIFVVILTFVSIVYFISPVTGGFEGMYEKLAKAAELRPVEGNAMGAYLTMASMGGLIFGIINIVGNFGTVFVDQAYWQRAIAAKPSSTVKGFLVGGMSWFAIPFTLATTMGLTAVALGVVLTPEQVQLGLVVPAAASTLMGEVGAIMVLTMLFMAVTSAGSAELIAVSSLITYDVYRTYRNPNATGKQLLKVSRSVIVGFGLGMGGLAVILLGLGLSLGFVYLAMGVLIGSAVIPIALTITWKKTSGMAAVIGSIAGLVIALIAWCGTALSMSGELSLASLGGNYPMLYGNVAGIIAGGLICIAGSIGNRKDYDWNEIRRKITLVDMKAESIATEDEASLRKAFKFSVRGGGIMTLILIVAWPMPLIAAGVVFNVQAFTIWAMTAVCWVSGATFLIVGLPIIEGRHGIGRIIRRQAVVSDEHSGTKGV
- the ureC gene encoding urease subunit alpha; the protein is MTLEISRKKYVDLFGPTTGDKVRLGDTDIIIEIQKDLLGYGDESVFGGGKSIRDGLAQASGVLRESSVDTVITNVIIMDPVLGIIKADIGIKDGKIAKIGRSGNPNIMDGVDIVISSNTEIISGEHLIATPGAVDTHIHFIAPQQVIDAICGGTTTMIGGGTGPADGTNATTCTPGKWHIHKMIEAVDEFPMNFGFLGKGNDSQEMALIDQIKEGACGLKLHEDWGTTPATIDCALRVADKTDTQVAIHTDTLNECGYVDDTIAAIAGRTIHTYHTEGAGGGHAPDIMKIASESNILPSSTNPTRPFTVNTLEEHLDMMMVCHHLNSAIPEDVSFAESRIRAETIAAEDVLHDIGALSMMSSDSQAMGRIGEVTTRTWQCADKMKKTLGRHKDEKSENDNFRALRYLAKITINPAITHGIASYVGTLEPGKIADIILWSPQFFGAKPKMIIKGGMIAYSLMGDTNASIPTTEPVYYKPMFGALGRARNATSFIFTSKLALENGLEEKLSTEKKFLPVSNCRKIGKKDMILNDATPKIEIDPETYLVKIDGKQATSSPSKELPLARLYNLF
- a CDS encoding urease subunit beta yields the protein MIPGEYFISDKPVLANQNRKTLTVLVKNTGDRPIQVGSHTHFFESNKALEFARVDSYGFHLNIAAGTSVRFEPGEEKKVQLVEYGGKKIVFGFSGLVNGSLAEKKSEAIERAKKEGFRGA
- a CDS encoding urease subunit gamma; protein product: MFLTPREIDKLHIFLTAELARRRKSRGLKLNHPEAVAIITDHIVEGARDGKSVSELMSSGRSVLTKNDVLPGVPELIHTVQVEATFNDGTKLVTIHDPIV
- a CDS encoding urease accessory protein yields the protein MNTDIVTLGLMQLSDSFFPTGTYTMSHGLEMLHRKKIITTPEQTRQLIEALLSNQVGPADCVALNNSYDCAKEANISGLVEIDWKIHRMRLVQTQREASARAGGQLIKCVIAMGNDLTVKKFHEQILENKTPGTYPVCLALAGQFLGISKNNTCLALMYGFTVGVLGAAMRLGIIQHTQSQQILSEIRPIISEQASMHSNTGIDQMWQFIPYVEIFQMHHEKLESKMFVT
- the ureG gene encoding urease accessory protein UreG codes for the protein MTTIQKIPRVGIGGPVGSGKSMLIEKIVPVIAAKGYRICVISNDVLSKEDADRIRKNLATTQGILPENMVIGIATGGCPHTAIREDPSMNLAVIEEIERNNPELDLIILESGGDNVMTTFSPALADYFIYIIDVSGGDKYPRKGGLGIESCDLLVINKTDLAPLVHADLSVMEKDTIRIRKLKPFVFVNCMDGSGIEKTASHIIEDLLFDEPPRSAKN
- a CDS encoding urease accessory protein UreD, with translation MSVSENWMPAEFAKFEQNPQIQKTGMLKLVLHKDEEKKKTIVLHQYSKAPLLTQKALYYDSDNPSMAYLFLMSSSGGVLQGDRYEIKISLGQNAIANITTQGATRIYKMESDYASQNIELEIGDDAYLEMLPDQIIPYANSRYFQHVNLSVGKNSTVVYSEIISPGRAARGELFDYEMCYLRFVAKNSVGMKFTDISRLEPGADKFANTAILGGNSVLGTMYVITEKKNHTISEQIRSILENSEPLCGFSFLPGDSGIVIRILGTSPEQIKAIFVQIIKIIRNQILGSTLGELRKT